From the Ruminiclostridium josui JCM 17888 genome, one window contains:
- a CDS encoding sugar transferase: MNILQNKIKEVVDEGALYTNKNYLYVIEKRVFDIVISSIALIVLFPLFIVISFAIKVDSPGPAIFKQERMGFRGKIFNMYKFRTMVNNAEQLLEEVQQRNQMSGHMFKIKDDPRITKLGRVLRKTSIDELPQLVNVIKGEMSLVGPRPPLIREVEKYDIWHHLRMSIKPGLTGIWQISGRNKLGFDGMIRLDLKYIRERNFWYDLKIIIKTMPVLLGDRNAF, encoded by the coding sequence ATGAATATTTTGCAAAACAAAATTAAAGAAGTTGTTGATGAAGGAGCCCTATATACAAATAAAAATTATTTATATGTTATTGAAAAAAGAGTGTTCGACATTGTGATATCGTCAATAGCTTTGATAGTATTGTTCCCATTGTTTATAGTTATCTCTTTTGCTATTAAGGTGGATTCACCCGGACCTGCTATTTTTAAACAAGAGAGAATGGGTTTCAGGGGCAAAATATTTAACATGTATAAATTTCGTACAATGGTTAACAATGCAGAGCAGCTTTTAGAAGAGGTTCAGCAAAGGAATCAGATGTCAGGACATATGTTTAAAATCAAGGATGACCCCAGGATTACAAAGTTAGGAAGAGTACTTAGAAAAACCAGCATTGATGAATTGCCTCAGCTTGTAAATGTGATAAAGGGAGAAATGAGTCTTGTAGGGCCTAGGCCGCCACTTATACGAGAAGTGGAAAAATATGACATATGGCACCATCTTAGGATGTCCATCAAACCTGGGTTAACAGGGATATGGCAGATTAGTGGAAGAAATAAATTGGGTTTTGATGGGATGATAAGGCTGGATCTTAAATACATAAGAGAAAGAAACTTTTGGTATGACTTGAAAATTATTATTAAGACTATGCCGGTGCTTCTTGGAGACAGGAATGCATTTTAA
- a CDS encoding tyrosine-protein phosphatase → MIDLHCHLLHGLDDGPATISESIRMISEAEKIGIKEIITTLHLHGNVFKYNDEDICQKFFDLENKTSNFNISVKIGFEVFITSVCKENMNLLVNYTMNNTRFMLVEIPYSEFSLQTFERIQLLRKYRIIPIIAHPERCCAFFKNYNLIESLIDSGCLVQIDAPSILGVYGSSAKYLAKKLIKNKAAHFIASNAHFASDYSEWYERAYYTVKRWAGNEYVKRLFCDNAESIVQCNKNKISKII, encoded by the coding sequence ATCAGTGAATCGATTAGGATGATAAGTGAGGCGGAAAAAATCGGTATAAAGGAGATAATTACAACACTTCATTTACACGGCAATGTATTTAAATATAATGATGAGGACATATGTCAAAAGTTTTTTGACCTTGAGAATAAAACTAGTAACTTTAATATTTCTGTCAAAATTGGATTTGAAGTGTTTATAACATCTGTCTGTAAAGAAAATATGAACCTACTTGTGAATTATACCATGAACAATACGAGATTTATGCTTGTAGAAATTCCATATAGTGAATTCTCACTTCAGACATTTGAAAGAATACAACTACTAAGAAAGTATAGAATTATTCCAATCATAGCTCACCCCGAAAGATGCTGTGCTTTTTTCAAAAATTATAACTTGATAGAAAGCTTGATTGATAGCGGATGTCTAGTTCAGATTGATGCTCCGAGCATATTGGGGGTATATGGGAGCAGTGCGAAGTATCTGGCCAAAAAACTTATAAAGAATAAGGCTGCACATTTTATTGCCTCAAATGCACACTTTGCTTCGGATTATTCAGAATGGTATGAAAGGGCCTATTACACTGTGAAAAGATGGGCTGGAAACGAGTACGTGAAAAGGTTGTTTTGTGATAATGCTGAGTCTATAGTTCAATGTAATAAGAATAAAATCTCAAAAATTATTTAA